TTGATTTTTTCTCGGTCAGGTAGCGAAATATGGCCGAGGATCAGTTTGACGATCTAAGCGCGAATAGTGCTTGTCGAGCGGGACGGCTGCGAGACAGGTGAAATAATCTCCAAAGCATTATTATATGACGCTCGCAGCCAGTCGCGGGTGTAAGCGGTGATTTCGCAGGAGCTTATCTCTTTGGAGAGTATAGAAGACCTGGCTGAATCAAAAACATGAATTTCTGATCTGATGCTTGCTTCGGCATTGCTGCGGATGGCGAAGCCAAACGAGTATCCTTCAAGCGGGCCGGTGCCGGAGAACATCAGCATGATGTGATCGGAGGGGCCTTCATTGCAACCGTCATGGATTGTGGCAGTCGGGTTCCCAAAGGATCGCAGGATTTCTCGCTTTCGGGAAAGGTCGGGCCACAAGTGCCGCTCCACCAGCTGGCGAAATGCGGTCAGGTTGGTCTTCTTCTCTTGTCGCAGTCGGTCGAGGAACAGGATCTGTGCCATGTGTTCGTCCTTCTCGAAGTCGGTCTAGGTAGGGCATCACAACGTCGGGGGCGCTGCAAGGTTTTGAAAACACGCTGGATACGCCAACCCGCCGGTCAGCCCGCAAAGGTCTATTTGAAGTTGATAGGGTCAGCACGATACGTTACGAATTTAGGCGAAACAAAACGAAACAAAGGTGTTCATCTAGTTGATAAAGAAGGGGAAATATTTTGTTGCGCCGCACAGTGACGGGAGCACCTTCAAGCAGCTGTTCAAGAAACTGGCTGCTGCTGGTGCTGGTCGGCCGGTCGGCAGCGACGGATTTCCCTCTGGTCCTTGGACTCCTGACCTGCTTGCAGCGGCGATTTCCGAGATCGATGGCAACATGGCGGGCATCGATCTGCGGACGGTTCAGCTCTGGTTTCAAGACAACGAGCGAGGGATAAGTGCCGAGAACATTCGGTGGCTTGCACGGGTCTTTGGATGTGATGATCCCGTAGCGACGGCCGATTGGCAAATTGCCCTGAGCGCGGCTCTAGCGGCGCAGAGAAGGCAGAGACGGCGGAAGCGCGATGACCCTGAGCCACGCGGCGATCCGCCCGCCGAAGAGACTCTGGTTGCTCCTGTGGATGATGTGCCCGTTCCGGTCATCATCAAGGATCAGCGCAAGAAGTTCCGCTTGGCGAGATTGTCGGAAGGTTTGTTCAGTCGTGGATCACCACTCGACTTGCCTGCGTCGGCTTTTGCAGGTGCGGTGGCGCTGGGCTTCCTGTCCTTCATCATCGGCGTTCACAATGCCAGTTATGCGCATGAGGGCATAGAGAAGCAGGTTGGCTATCTTTGGGCACCGAATTGGACTGTCCTGTTCATGGTATTCCTGCCGCTCTTCTTGGGCTTGGTGGTCGAGGCGCTGTTGCACTGGAAGCGGGAAGGTAGACAGCTGCTCGACGCACAAATTGTTGGGGATGGAACCGCTAAGTCCTGGATGCAGAATGTTGAGGCGTCATCGCTTACTTTTTGGGCGTTGTTTCTGATCTGCTCTGTCTTCGCTGGACTGATCCAGTGGGTCGGGGTGCGGCTAGGGCCTCTGCTTAGTGGGCAGAATGACTATGCGACGGATTGGGGCAGCTTGACTCTGATACGGCCAGAAGTTGTATCTGTGACAGAATCCATAGCCTTTACTGCCCTCACTTATCTTTACATGAGTGTGTGCTTCTACGCTCTGTTCGTGGGTCTGATCCTACTCTACACGATAATCTATGACTGCGCGAAACTGGCAGACAGTCTCAATGTGGATGTTGGGGCAGTGCGATCAGCTGATGGTCGAGTGCTCACGCGGATTATCATTGGAGCCGTTTTCAGGTGCTCCATCCTTGTCATTCTCATTGCAACGACAATGAAGTTGCAAAGCCTATACCTCACTTCAGACGCGGAGAATATTATCGTCTGGATGTTGGCAGATATTCATTCATTCATGAACATCGCGAGCGTGGAAGAATCATATATTGATGTGAGTATGCCAAACCATTTCAGCAGCATGGTTGTGCTGTTGGCGACATGCTTTGTTTTTATCTATGGTATTGTCAGGTTTCGGCTTCTGTCCACGGATTCAATTCTAGCCGGGAAAATGGTTTTCGTCGTTTCTATTCTATGCGCAGCATATTTCCTGATGGGTGCATTTGTTGGGTGGGTTGTGCTGTTGGGCGTCTCAACCCTGATCGGAATTTGCGCCATATTCGATCCAGAGTTTTCGCTGGGAAAAGAGCGGGGTTTACGAGGGGGTCGCAGTGTTTCTTAGGCTGTTGGACCGTTGGGACGAGGGCCGGGCCGTTCGCGGGGAACAGGTCAAGGCAATCGAAGATTTCGCTCTTGGAGCGGAGCTTGCTTTTCCGAATGCGGGGCATGGGTTGTCGCTGGATGGGTTATGCGAGTGCGCCGAGAATGCGAAAGCTGATCCCGCCTATTACGCGCTTCCGGCTGGATATGACCCACAGGTAGAAGATGGGGATGGCTGGCTTCGTTTCCCGTCAGCAGTTCAGTCGAACATTCCGCCAAATGATCGTGTCACGGCCAAGATCACCCAGAATGGGCCATCCAGACACGCGCTGATTGTTTTTCATCATTGGAACGCATCCTCGCGCCAAGGCGCTCTGGCGGGCTATTTTGCGCGCCTCGGCTTGGCCGTGGTCGAGATTTCGATGCCCTATCACTTCGAGCGCAGCCGCCCCGGCGCGGCTCATGCGGATTTTATGCTGAGTGCCAATGTCGGCAGGACGCTGCAATCGATGCGTCAGGCGGTCTTGGATGGGCGAACGGTTGTCCGGTGGCTGCTTGATCGCGGATTTCGGGAGATTTCTGTTCTTGGGATGAGCTTAGGATCGTGGGTGGCCGGTCTGGTCGCGGCGCACGATCCGGCCGTGTCGAAGGCGTCGTTGTTTCTGACCGCTGACAGCTTGGCTGATATGGTGTGGACGGGGCGAGCTACCCGCGCCATACGACAGGGCTTGGAACCTACCATGGACCTTTCTCGCTTGCGAAAGGCTTGGGGGCCAGCCGATCTGGGAGGCTATGCCCAGCGCCTCGCACGGTCTGATCTGGATTTGCATGTGGTGCTCGCTCGCCGCGACACCGTGGTTCTGCCCGACCTGACCAGAAGGTTCGTGGGGCAGTTACAGGCGGCTGGCGCCGATCCCGTCATAAAGGAATTGACCTGTGGGCATTACTCCTTGGCGCTACCC
The nucleotide sequence above comes from Paracoccus sp. TOH. Encoded proteins:
- a CDS encoding dienelactone hydrolase-related enzyme, producing the protein MFLRLLDRWDEGRAVRGEQVKAIEDFALGAELAFPNAGHGLSLDGLCECAENAKADPAYYALPAGYDPQVEDGDGWLRFPSAVQSNIPPNDRVTAKITQNGPSRHALIVFHHWNASSRQGALAGYFARLGLAVVEISMPYHFERSRPGAAHADFMLSANVGRTLQSMRQAVLDGRTVVRWLLDRGFREISVLGMSLGSWVAGLVAAHDPAVSKASLFLTADSLADMVWTGRATRAIRQGLEPTMDLSRLRKAWGPADLGGYAQRLARSDLDLHVVLARRDTVVLPDLTRRFVGQLQAAGADPVIKELTCGHYSLALPPFGLMAGMSLKHFLESDSG